One segment of Anatilimnocola aggregata DNA contains the following:
- a CDS encoding ABC transporter ATP-binding protein: protein MNYAARLVDVRKDYVLKSETVRALRGVTFDVPEGDYVAIMGPSGSGKSTLLNLLGCLDKPTAGNFFLGEDDVSRMSDDQLSHTRASRIGFVFQSYNLIQQLTVVENIEVPLYYQGRVNAASRRRCRELADMVGLGERLGHRPSQLSGGQQQRVAIARSLVNDPYFILADEATGNLDSVTTEEILYLFQQLNDAGKTIILVTHEDEVSMHAKRIIRLRDGVVQTDVQNTKRVLVRARNLPPSSDTQIDPALVAAGPTHE from the coding sequence GTGAATTATGCGGCAAGGCTAGTGGACGTTCGCAAGGACTACGTCCTCAAGAGCGAAACAGTCCGAGCCTTGCGTGGTGTAACGTTCGACGTGCCCGAAGGGGACTACGTTGCGATCATGGGCCCGTCTGGTTCCGGCAAGAGCACGCTTCTTAACTTGCTCGGTTGTCTCGATAAGCCAACGGCTGGCAACTTCTTTCTTGGCGAAGACGATGTCTCGCGAATGAGCGACGACCAACTCTCGCACACGCGGGCTTCGCGCATCGGCTTCGTCTTTCAATCATACAACTTGATTCAACAATTGACGGTCGTCGAGAACATCGAAGTTCCACTCTATTACCAAGGCCGCGTGAATGCTGCGTCGCGCCGTCGCTGCCGCGAACTGGCCGACATGGTTGGGCTTGGCGAGCGCCTGGGGCATCGCCCTTCGCAACTCTCTGGTGGTCAACAGCAGCGGGTGGCCATCGCCCGCAGCCTGGTGAACGATCCGTACTTCATCCTGGCCGATGAAGCGACCGGCAACCTCGACAGCGTGACGACCGAAGAGATCTTGTATCTATTTCAACAACTGAACGATGCTGGCAAGACGATCATTTTGGTGACGCACGAAGACGAAGTATCGATGCACGCCAAGCGAATTATCCGCTTGCGGGATGGCGTGGTGCAGACCGACGTTCAAAACACCAAACGAGTCCTCGTCCGGGCTCGCAATTTGCCGCCGTCTTCCGATACCCAAATTGACCCTGCCCTAGTCGCTGCTGGTCCGACGCACGAATAG
- a CDS encoding ABC transporter permease — MFFLRTFQLGLKSLLLHPMRSLLTVLGIFIGVASVIWLLAIGEGISQEAQRQIEGLGADNIIVRSVKPPAEATAGFSGPIPYGLKRDDFDKLKLTIPTLKSALPIREVRRTASFNDREVDGRLVGCTPEYFDVTRLELERGRLLTDSDLEAAGNFCVLASTVADRLFPYEDPIGRRIYMSETKDYFQVVGILKYRTPTAAIGGSLDAQDFGSDIYIPISTLRQRVGDFVVTRRGSQFSTEIVELNQITLRIDSVKNVRETADLVRATLGLKDDSRAARQAAEKKGGLQLPGDETNEAPTRPDVALIVPEELLEQARVTRLMFMLFMGLIAAISLLVGGIGIMNIMLATVTERTREIGIRRALGATRSHIVTQFLVETVSLSVVGGLTGILVGLLCPFVITTTRDLLVKYAPNLMADVPDVVHRLEPQIVLLSLPLAFGISVVVGVVFGIYPAFRAARMDPIEALRHE; from the coding sequence ATGTTTTTCCTTCGTACATTCCAGCTTGGACTCAAGAGCTTGCTGCTCCACCCGATGCGGTCGCTGTTGACCGTGCTCGGTATTTTTATCGGCGTGGCGAGCGTGATTTGGCTGTTGGCTATCGGCGAAGGGATCAGTCAGGAAGCCCAACGCCAGATCGAAGGGCTGGGTGCCGACAACATCATCGTCCGCAGTGTGAAGCCGCCCGCAGAGGCCACTGCCGGATTCTCGGGGCCGATTCCCTACGGTCTTAAACGAGATGACTTCGATAAGCTGAAACTGACGATTCCGACCCTCAAGTCGGCGCTCCCGATTCGGGAGGTCCGCCGCACCGCGAGCTTTAATGATCGCGAAGTCGATGGTCGCTTGGTCGGCTGCACGCCCGAGTACTTTGATGTGACTCGCCTGGAACTGGAGCGAGGCCGCTTGCTCACCGATTCCGATTTGGAAGCGGCGGGCAATTTCTGCGTACTGGCTTCCACGGTCGCCGATCGATTGTTTCCGTACGAAGATCCCATCGGTCGCCGGATCTACATGTCCGAGACGAAGGACTATTTCCAGGTTGTCGGCATTTTGAAATATCGCACGCCGACCGCGGCTATCGGCGGCTCGCTCGATGCCCAGGACTTTGGTTCCGATATCTACATTCCGATTTCGACGTTGCGTCAGCGCGTCGGCGACTTTGTCGTCACCCGCCGCGGCAGCCAGTTCAGCACCGAGATCGTCGAGCTGAATCAAATCACGCTGCGCATCGACTCGGTGAAGAACGTGCGCGAGACAGCCGATCTTGTTCGCGCCACGCTGGGGCTGAAAGATGACTCGCGCGCTGCCCGGCAAGCTGCGGAAAAAAAAGGTGGTCTGCAGTTACCCGGCGATGAAACCAACGAAGCGCCGACCCGGCCAGACGTCGCCCTGATCGTGCCGGAAGAGTTGCTGGAACAGGCCCGCGTCACTCGGCTGATGTTCATGCTCTTCATGGGCCTGATAGCCGCGATTTCGCTGTTGGTCGGCGGTATTGGCATTATGAATATCATGCTCGCCACAGTCACAGAGCGCACGCGTGAAATCGGCATTCGCCGCGCACTCGGTGCCACGCGCTCGCACATTGTCACTCAGTTTTTGGTTGAGACTGTTTCGCTGTCTGTCGTCGGCGGATTAACGGGCATCCTGGTGGGGCTACTCTGTCCGTTTGTAATCACCACCACGCGCGATCTGCTGGTGAAGTATGCGCCGAACCTGATGGCTGATGTGCCCGACGTGGTGCATCGCCTGGAGCCGCAGATTGTGCTCCTCTCGCTGCCGCTCGCCTTCGGCATTTCCGTTGTCGTCGGCGTCGTCTTTGGGATCTACCCTGCCTTCCGCGCTGCGCGCATGGATCCCATTGAAGCGTTGCGGCACGAGTAG